The following proteins are encoded in a genomic region of Glycine soja cultivar W05 chromosome 17, ASM419377v2, whole genome shotgun sequence:
- the LOC114391403 gene encoding probable carboxylesterase SOBER1-like — MKLIKGSVVLTITITLSSAILLLLLFPQNQKPSSSSMSRARSFVLWLHGLGDSGPANEPIKTLFTSSQFRDTKWSFPSAPSAPVTCNYGSVMPSWFDILEIPVAADSPNDESSLLKAVRNVHATIDKEIAAGINPNNIFICGFSQGGALTLASVLLYPKTLGGGAVFSGWVPFNSSIIEQITPEAKQTPILWSHGLVDRTVMFEAGQAGPPFLEKIGVGCEFKAYPGLGHTINNEELLYLESWIKARLQSSSQ, encoded by the exons ATGAAGCTGATAAAGGGCAGTGTTGTGTTAACAATCACAATCACATTAAGTAGCGCCATTCTGTTGCTACTATTGTTCCCACAAAACCAAAAGccatcttcttcttccatgtCGAGGGCGCGAAGCTTTGTTCTGTGGCTTCACGGCCTGGGTGACTCTGGTCCCGCCAACGAACCCATCAAAACCTTATTCACTTCTTCCCAATTCAGAGACACCAAATGGTCCTTCCCTTCTGCCCCTTCCGCCCCTGTCACTTGCAACT ATGGTTCTGTAATGCCTTCATGGTTTGACATTCTTGAGATTCCCGTGGCAGCT GATTCTCCAAATGACGAGAGTAGTTTACTTAAAGCTGTTCGAAATGTGCATGCTACTATAGACAAGGAAATAGCTGCTGGCATAAACCCTAACAACATATTTATCTGTGGATTCAGTCAAGGAG GTGCCTTGACCTTGGCTAGTGTTCTACTGTACCCTAAAACTTTAGGTGGAGGTGCAGTCTTTAGTGGTTGGGTTCCATTCAATTCATCtattatagaacaaattacaCCAGAGGCAAAGCAG ACACCCATACTATGGTCCCATGGGCTGGTTGATAGAACGGTAATGTTTGAGGCCGGACAAGCAGGTCCCCCGTTCCTTGAAAAAATTGGTGTGGGATGCGAGTTTAAG GCTTATCCTGGTCTAGGCCACACGATAAACAATGAGGAGCTGCTGTATCTCGAGTCGTGGATCAAGGCACGCCTACAAAGTTCTTCCCAATAA
- the LOC114392558 gene encoding uncharacterized protein LOC114392558, translated as MKKLYRKGTVHPSPSPSPPTISDHLSFLPAAILTLTLSLSPKDQEVLAYLISCSSSSSSTTNFSGNHRRNPKVVVDGDHPPVFNCSCFRCYMSYWVRWNSSPNHQLIHEIIDTFEDSLAHTTKPSRKDKRNKRGSKTKPSELTRSEFPSSPPESVPESSSSSAGAGEVEAGQGGDGGGDEEKGSVRRFVSFIGERIWGAWAQ; from the coding sequence ATGAAGAAGCTCTACCGTAAAGGAACCGTCCACCCCTCTCCCTCTCCGTCGCCGCCAACCATCTCCGACCACCTATCCTTCCTCCCCGCCGCCATCCTCACCCTCACTCTTTCCCTCTCCCCGAAGGACCAAGAAGTCCTCGCATACCTCATCTCATGCTCCTCTTCCTCATCCTCCACCACCAACTTTTCCGGCAACCATCGCCGGAACCCTAAGGTTGTCGTGGACGGCGATCACCCTCCTGTCTTCAACTGCAGCTGCTTCCGCTGCTACATGAGCTACTGGGTCCGCTGGAACTCCTCTCCCAACCACCAACTCATACACGAAATCATCGACACCTTCGAAGACTCTCTGGCTCACACCACAAAACCTTCTAGAAAGGATAAGAGAAACAAGAGGGGCTCCAAAACCAAGCCTTCCGAGTTGACTCGCTCCGAGTTTCCCTCTTCGCCGCCGGAATCGGTGCCGGAGAGTAGCAGTAGCAGCGCCGGCGCCGGTGAGGTTGAGGCTGGTCAGGGCGGTGATGGTGGCGGCGATGAGGAGAAAGGGTCGGTGAGAAGGTTTGTTAGTTTCATTGGAGAAAGGATTTGGGGCGCTTGGGCTCAgtga